One Streptomyces coeruleorubidus DNA segment encodes these proteins:
- a CDS encoding asparaginase: protein MYSSSLADAPLVREPVHAPVAHLIRGGIVEGIHYGSVVVLGADGEVQLQIGDIEAAFYPRSALKPVQAVAMARAGLPLDGELLSLTAASHSGEERHLAGARRILELAGLTEDHLRNVPDLPFDPVVRDGWVREGRLPSRLAQNCSGKHAAMLYTCTLNGWPLEDYLDPGHPLQQAIAEIVEDLTGQRIARVTVDGCGAPLFSISLHGLARATARIVTAAPGTPEARVADAMREHAEMASGSGRDVAALMRAVPGLLTKDGFEGVQVAALADGRAVAVKVADGANRARVPVAAAALARAGVDPELLTEFAGEPLLGGGREVGRVRPVRALEPVVGSARA, encoded by the coding sequence ATGTACAGCAGTTCCCTCGCGGACGCACCCCTGGTCCGTGAACCCGTCCACGCCCCCGTCGCCCACCTCATACGCGGCGGAATCGTCGAAGGCATCCACTACGGCTCCGTCGTCGTCCTCGGCGCCGACGGAGAGGTCCAGCTCCAGATCGGAGACATCGAGGCCGCCTTCTACCCCCGCTCCGCGCTCAAGCCCGTCCAGGCCGTGGCCATGGCACGGGCCGGGCTCCCGCTCGACGGCGAGCTGCTGTCGCTGACCGCGGCCAGCCACTCCGGCGAGGAACGCCACCTCGCCGGTGCCCGGCGCATCCTCGAACTCGCCGGGCTCACCGAGGACCACCTGCGCAACGTCCCGGACCTGCCGTTCGACCCGGTCGTCCGGGACGGCTGGGTGCGCGAGGGCCGGCTGCCCTCCCGGCTCGCCCAGAACTGCTCCGGCAAGCACGCGGCCATGCTCTACACCTGCACGCTCAACGGCTGGCCGCTGGAGGACTACCTCGACCCGGGCCACCCGCTCCAGCAGGCCATCGCCGAGATCGTCGAAGACCTCACCGGGCAGCGCATCGCCCGGGTCACCGTCGACGGCTGCGGCGCGCCCCTGTTCTCCATCTCCCTGCACGGCCTCGCCCGGGCCACCGCCCGGATCGTCACCGCCGCGCCGGGCACGCCCGAGGCCCGCGTCGCCGACGCGATGCGCGAGCACGCCGAGATGGCCTCCGGCTCCGGCCGGGACGTGGCCGCGCTGATGCGGGCCGTGCCCGGGCTGCTCACCAAGGACGGCTTCGAGGGCGTGCAGGTCGCTGCGCTGGCCGATGGCCGGGCCGTTGCGGTGAAGGTCGCCGATGGTGCGAATCGGGCGCGTGTGCCGGTGGCTGCCGCCGCGTTGGCCCGGGCGGGTGTCGATCCGGAGCTGCTCACCGAGTTCGCGGGTGAGCCGCTGCTCGGGGGCGGCCGGGAGGTGGGGCGTGTGCGGCCGGTTCGTGCGCTGGAGCCCGTTGTCGGATCGGCTCGCGCCTGA
- a CDS encoding undecaprenyl-diphosphate phosphatase, translating to MSVISVGQAVVLGAVEGVTEFLPVSSTGHLKIVEGLMGIPVDDNAVIGFSAVIQVGAIAAVLVYFFKDIVRIVSAWGRGLFDREERYQHDYKFAWWVICATVPIVAVGLAAKPLIEGPLASLWVVAGSLVVGSGVMWAADQMGRHKRGEDDTSFKDAMLVGSSQILALLFPGFSRSGATMSTALILDLDRVAATRLSFFLGIPALTGAGLYELKDALGTGVGAAPLAVGTIVSFVVAYGSIAWLLKFVAKHSFNAFVIYRIVVGGLLFGLLGAGVLHS from the coding sequence ATGAGCGTCATCAGCGTCGGTCAGGCCGTCGTCCTCGGAGCCGTCGAGGGGGTGACCGAGTTCCTGCCCGTCTCCTCCACCGGCCATCTGAAGATCGTCGAAGGGCTCATGGGCATCCCTGTCGATGACAATGCCGTGATCGGGTTCTCGGCCGTCATCCAGGTCGGCGCGATCGCCGCGGTGCTCGTGTACTTCTTCAAGGACATCGTGCGGATCGTCTCCGCCTGGGGGCGAGGCCTGTTCGACCGTGAGGAGCGCTACCAGCACGACTACAAGTTCGCCTGGTGGGTCATCTGCGCGACCGTACCGATCGTCGCCGTCGGACTCGCCGCCAAGCCGCTCATCGAGGGTCCGCTCGCCTCGCTGTGGGTGGTGGCCGGCTCGCTGGTCGTCGGCAGCGGGGTGATGTGGGCGGCGGACCAGATGGGCCGGCACAAGCGCGGCGAGGACGACACCTCGTTCAAGGACGCCATGCTCGTCGGCAGCTCCCAGATCCTCGCCCTGCTCTTCCCCGGCTTCTCCCGCTCCGGGGCCACCATGTCCACGGCGCTGATCCTCGACCTGGACCGCGTCGCCGCCACCCGGCTCTCCTTCTTCCTGGGCATCCCCGCCCTGACCGGCGCAGGCCTCTACGAACTCAAGGACGCCCTGGGTACCGGCGTGGGCGCGGCCCCGCTCGCCGTCGGCACGATCGTGTCCTTCGTGGTCGCCTACGGCTCCATCGCCTGGCTGCTGAAGTTCGTCGCCAAGCACTCCTTCAACGCCTTCGTGATCTACCGGATCGTCGTGGGTGGGCTGCTGTTCGGCCTGCTCGGAGCGGGTGTGCTGCACAGCTGA
- a CDS encoding FadR/GntR family transcriptional regulator: MEAVLAHLRDAIERGDYAIGDKLPSEAELCRTLEVSRPVLREALRALQTMGLTVSRTGKGTFVVASTVEDPTFGDYSASDLLEVRRHVEIPVAGYAARRRTPENLDHLAHLLDRMERETDTTAWVAMDTLFHLAVAEAAQNPVFRRVIEEIRDALARQSAFLNELGGRREQSNREHRAIVEALIDGCENDAVEAMAHHLDRVETTLTDIVRPARTDTPTEGGPEA, from the coding sequence ATGGAAGCGGTGCTGGCGCATCTGCGCGACGCCATCGAGCGCGGCGACTACGCGATCGGCGACAAGCTCCCCTCCGAGGCGGAGCTGTGCCGCACCCTGGAAGTCTCCAGGCCCGTGCTGCGCGAGGCGCTGCGGGCGCTGCAGACCATGGGCCTGACCGTGTCCCGGACCGGCAAGGGCACCTTCGTCGTCGCCAGTACCGTCGAGGACCCGACCTTCGGCGACTACTCGGCCAGCGACCTGCTGGAGGTGCGCCGCCACGTCGAGATCCCGGTCGCGGGGTACGCGGCCCGGCGCCGCACCCCGGAGAACCTCGACCACCTGGCCCACCTCCTGGACCGCATGGAACGGGAGACGGACACCACGGCCTGGGTCGCGATGGACACGCTGTTCCACCTCGCCGTGGCCGAGGCCGCCCAGAACCCGGTCTTCCGCCGGGTCATCGAGGAGATCCGGGACGCGCTGGCCCGCCAGTCCGCCTTCCTCAACGAGCTGGGCGGCCGCCGCGAGCAGTCCAACCGCGAGCACCGGGCGATCGTCGAGGCGCTGATCGACGGCTGCGAGAACGACGCCGTGGAGGCCATGGCCCACCACCTCGACCGCGTCGAGACGACCCTCACCGACATCGTGCGCCCCGCGCGCACGGACACCCCCACGGAAGGCGGACCCGAGGCGTGA
- a CDS encoding beta-galactosidase yields MVPHGGTDTRVWREVVELGAAVDGLSEIRGTRTEADVAVLWDWHSWWAQNLEWRPSVDHDARERADAFYEALYDRHLTVDFAHPEADLSRYPLVVVPALYLMTEAAGNNLTAYVENGGTLVVSYFSGIVDEHDAVHEGAYPGPLRDVLGLTVEEFSPLLPGERVSVTGPDGSELGADVWTEFVVPRGAEPVLSYADGLTAGRPAVTRHRLGEGTAWYVSTRLGADGLDALLGWAVEDARLAPRADLPRDVEVVRRTGESGSYLFAVNHTGSDAKVPLEVPGTELLTGERAAGPLAVPAGAVRVVRLDG; encoded by the coding sequence ATGGTCCCGCACGGCGGCACCGACACCCGCGTGTGGCGCGAGGTCGTCGAACTCGGCGCCGCCGTCGACGGGTTGAGCGAGATCCGCGGCACCCGCACAGAAGCCGACGTGGCCGTGCTGTGGGACTGGCACTCCTGGTGGGCGCAGAACCTCGAATGGCGCCCCAGCGTCGACCACGACGCCCGCGAGCGCGCCGACGCCTTCTACGAGGCCCTCTACGACCGCCACCTCACCGTCGACTTCGCCCACCCGGAAGCCGACTTGTCGAGGTATCCCCTTGTCGTCGTACCGGCGCTGTACCTGATGACGGAGGCGGCCGGGAACAACCTCACGGCCTACGTCGAGAACGGCGGCACCCTGGTCGTCTCGTACTTCTCCGGCATCGTCGACGAGCACGACGCCGTCCACGAGGGCGCCTACCCGGGCCCGCTGCGGGACGTCCTCGGCCTCACCGTCGAGGAGTTCTCGCCGCTGCTGCCCGGTGAACGGGTGAGCGTCACCGGCCCCGACGGATCCGAGCTGGGCGCCGACGTGTGGACGGAGTTCGTGGTGCCGCGCGGCGCCGAGCCCGTCCTGAGTTACGCCGACGGGCTGACCGCCGGGCGGCCCGCCGTCACCCGGCACCGCCTCGGCGAGGGCACTGCCTGGTACGTCTCCACCCGGCTCGGCGCCGACGGCCTCGACGCGCTGCTCGGCTGGGCGGTCGAGGACGCGCGGCTCGCCCCGCGCGCCGACCTGCCCCGGGACGTCGAAGTGGTGCGCCGCACCGGCGAGTCGGGCAGCTACCTGTTCGCCGTCAACCACACCGGCTCGGACGCCAAGGTGCCGCTGGAGGTACCCGGCACCGAACTGCTGACCGGTGAACGCGCCGCGGGCCCGCTGGCGGTCCCGGCCGGAGCCGTCCGGGTCGTCCGGCTCGACGGCTGA
- a CDS encoding ArsR/SmtB family transcription factor: MLRTPTDETRLRILAWLKEPGPAADGVTADAVAERFSMPRPVAVTHLRLLQATGMLRTSRSAGRVHYHRDEMRIAEVARMFEKGW; the protein is encoded by the coding sequence ATGCTGAGGACTCCCACGGACGAGACGCGCCTGCGCATCCTGGCCTGGCTGAAGGAACCCGGCCCCGCCGCGGACGGTGTCACCGCGGACGCCGTCGCCGAGAGGTTCTCGATGCCACGCCCGGTCGCCGTCACCCACCTCCGGCTGCTCCAGGCCACCGGCATGCTGCGCACCAGCCGGTCCGCGGGCCGCGTGCACTACCACCGCGACGAGATGCGGATCGCCGAGGTCGCTCGGATGTTTGAAAAGGGCTGGTAG
- a CDS encoding SMP-30/gluconolactonase/LRE family protein — protein MDRPTALVPRHYLAVGPGPEDVVADPRGRVLTGLADGRILRLDGLGDPVTARTEVIAETGGRPLGLELLPDGDLLVCDAERGLLRVDTGDGTVRVLADSVAGERLRFASNVVSLSDGSVYFTVSSRRHPLDHWIGDIVEHTGTGRLLCLAPGADTPEVVLDGLQFANGLAAAADESFLVVAETGARRLTRYRLTGPGAGRSEPFAENLPGMPDNLWRGAPDGPVWVALAGPRVPALDLFHRSAPAVRRAAARVAVRAPFRPTGTIAVLAFDDEGRVVHHLARRHSGYRMVTSVCEAGGHLVLGSLWEPGVAVCEPPAPK, from the coding sequence ATGGACCGTCCCACGGCACTCGTCCCACGCCACTACCTCGCGGTGGGCCCCGGCCCCGAGGACGTGGTCGCCGACCCGCGCGGCCGCGTGCTGACCGGCCTGGCGGACGGCCGCATCCTGCGCCTGGACGGCCTGGGAGACCCGGTGACGGCCCGTACCGAGGTGATCGCCGAGACCGGCGGCAGGCCGCTCGGGCTCGAACTCCTCCCGGACGGCGACCTGCTGGTGTGCGACGCCGAACGCGGACTGCTGCGCGTCGACACCGGCGACGGCACGGTCCGCGTCCTCGCCGACTCGGTGGCGGGGGAGCGGCTGCGGTTCGCCAGCAACGTCGTGTCCCTCTCCGACGGCAGCGTGTACTTCACCGTCTCCAGCCGCCGCCACCCCCTGGACCACTGGATCGGCGACATCGTCGAACACACCGGGACGGGACGGCTGCTGTGCCTCGCCCCTGGCGCGGACACCCCCGAGGTGGTGCTGGACGGCCTCCAGTTCGCCAACGGGCTCGCCGCCGCAGCCGACGAGTCGTTCCTCGTCGTCGCCGAGACCGGCGCCCGCCGGCTCACCCGCTACCGGCTCACCGGGCCCGGGGCCGGCCGGAGCGAGCCCTTCGCCGAGAACCTCCCGGGCATGCCCGACAACCTCTGGCGCGGGGCCCCGGACGGACCGGTCTGGGTCGCGCTGGCCGGACCCCGCGTCCCCGCTCTCGACCTGTTCCACCGCAGCGCACCCGCGGTCCGCCGCGCCGCCGCCCGCGTGGCCGTACGCGCCCCCTTCCGCCCCACCGGCACCATCGCCGTCCTGGCCTTCGACGACGAGGGCCGCGTCGTCCACCACCTCGCCCGCCGTCACTCCGGCTACCGGATGGTCACCAGCGTGTGCGAAGCGGGCGGACACCTCGTGCTGGGCAGCCTCTGGGAGCCGGGCGTGGCGGTCTGCGAGCCGCCCGCCCCGAAGTGA
- a CDS encoding glycoside hydrolase family 53 protein gives MFHPRRTLRTLLLPLAAGLALTALPATSAHAASTLTNGGFEADGAGAAAPGGWSEYGDTGASFTESGGHGGSHRLSHWASTAYKVETYQYLSGLTNGTYKLTAWVRSGGGQKSAYMALKNCGGAEQRTDLPVSASGWIRIVVPVNVTNNQCTISVNSDANAGNWINVDDLTFTSGTSGTSIKGADISSLPKSEAKGGVYRNSSGTPGDALTILKSSGMNYARLKVWVNPADGYNNKARVLALAKRVKAQGMKLLVDFHYSDFWADPGRQDKPAAWSGHSYGQLRTDVYNHTYDVLNALKAQGTTADMVQVGNEINGGMLWNEGSTSNWSQLAGLLNSGYDAVKAVNSNTIVALHLAKGGDLAGTRWWFDSARSNGVKFDAIGLSFYGYWHGTLADFQTTLDDAASRYGKPVFVAETAYPFRLDSEDSHENIIDTSGELVSGYPASVAGQTRWMNDMMSIVEAVPNGRGLGIFYWEAPWTAVNGNGWDPTDPSSGNAWENQALFGYDDRALSSMSWFRHR, from the coding sequence ATGTTCCATCCCAGACGCACGCTCAGAACCCTGCTGCTCCCGCTCGCGGCGGGGCTTGCCCTCACCGCCCTGCCCGCCACCTCCGCCCACGCCGCGAGCACGCTGACCAACGGCGGCTTCGAGGCCGACGGCGCGGGTGCGGCCGCGCCGGGCGGCTGGTCCGAGTACGGCGACACCGGCGCCTCGTTCACCGAGTCCGGCGGCCACGGCGGCAGCCACCGCCTCAGCCACTGGGCCTCCACCGCGTACAAGGTGGAGACGTACCAGTACCTGTCCGGACTCACCAACGGCACCTACAAGCTCACCGCCTGGGTGCGCTCCGGCGGCGGGCAGAAGTCCGCGTACATGGCGCTGAAGAACTGCGGCGGCGCGGAACAGCGCACCGACCTGCCGGTCTCGGCCAGCGGGTGGATCCGGATCGTCGTGCCGGTCAATGTGACCAACAACCAGTGCACGATCAGCGTCAACAGTGACGCGAACGCCGGCAACTGGATCAATGTCGACGACCTGACCTTCACGTCGGGCACGTCCGGTACGTCGATCAAGGGTGCCGACATATCGTCCCTGCCCAAGAGCGAGGCCAAGGGCGGCGTCTACCGGAACAGCTCCGGCACTCCCGGCGACGCCCTGACGATCCTCAAGTCCTCCGGCATGAACTACGCACGCCTCAAGGTCTGGGTGAACCCGGCCGACGGCTACAACAACAAGGCGCGCGTCCTGGCCCTGGCCAAGCGCGTCAAGGCGCAGGGCATGAAGCTGCTGGTCGACTTCCACTACTCGGACTTCTGGGCCGACCCGGGCCGCCAGGACAAGCCCGCCGCTTGGTCCGGACACTCGTACGGTCAACTCAGGACCGACGTGTACAACCACACGTACGACGTGTTGAACGCCTTGAAGGCGCAGGGCACCACCGCCGACATGGTCCAGGTCGGCAACGAGATCAACGGCGGCATGCTGTGGAACGAGGGATCGACCTCCAACTGGTCGCAGCTGGCCGGTCTGCTCAACTCCGGCTACGACGCGGTCAAGGCGGTCAACTCGAACACGATCGTCGCCCTGCACCTCGCCAAGGGCGGTGACCTGGCCGGCACCCGCTGGTGGTTCGACAGCGCGCGCTCGAACGGCGTGAAGTTCGACGCGATCGGCCTGTCGTTCTACGGCTACTGGCACGGCACGCTGGCCGACTTCCAGACGACCCTCGACGACGCGGCCTCCCGCTACGGCAAGCCGGTCTTCGTCGCCGAGACCGCCTACCCGTTCCGCCTGGACAGCGAGGACTCCCACGAGAACATCATCGACACCAGTGGCGAGCTGGTCTCCGGCTACCCGGCGAGCGTGGCCGGCCAGACCCGGTGGATGAACGACATGATGAGCATCGTGGAGGCCGTCCCGAACGGCCGTGGCCTCGGCATCTTCTACTGGGAGGCACCCTGGACCGCGGTGAACGGCAACGGCTGGGACCCGACCGACCCGTCCTCCGGCAACGCCTGGGAGAACCAGGCGCTCTTCGGCTACGACGACCGGGCCCTGTCGTCGATGTCCTGGTTCCGCCACCGCTGA
- a CDS encoding amino acid permease produces MSEQSLHEGVQKRSGHVDAGDAGYSKSLKSRHVNMIAIGGAIGTGLFLGAGGRLADAGPSLFIAYAVCGLFAFLVVRALGELVLYRPSSGAFVSYAREFMGEKGAYTAGWMYFLNWATTGIADITAVATYTHYWGMFSDIPQWVIALIALAVVLTVNLISVKIFGELEFWFAIIKVGALVVFMCIGIFLLVTQHPVDGHHPGPSLISDNGGVFPHGLLPMLLIIQGVVFAYASVELVGVAAGETENPEKIMPKAINSIMWRVGLFYVGSVVLLSMLLPWNRYTAGESPFVTVLSNIGVPAAGGVMNLVVLTAAMSSLNSGLYSTGRILRSMAMAGSAPRFTSVMSRSQVPYGGILLTSGICVLGVGLNFVVPAEAFEIVLNFAAIGILATWGMIMVCHLLFWQKTQKGELTRPGYRLPGSPWTETVTLAFLASVLVLMYADGGAGRTTVLCLPLIVGALVAGWFAVRGRVARKSTTGADA; encoded by the coding sequence GTGAGCGAGCAGTCCCTGCACGAAGGTGTGCAGAAACGTTCCGGCCATGTCGATGCCGGAGACGCGGGCTACAGCAAGTCCCTGAAGTCCCGGCACGTCAACATGATCGCCATCGGCGGCGCCATCGGCACCGGCCTCTTCCTCGGCGCCGGCGGCCGCCTCGCCGACGCCGGCCCCTCCCTCTTCATCGCCTACGCGGTCTGCGGCCTCTTCGCCTTCCTCGTCGTGCGCGCCCTCGGCGAACTCGTGCTGTACCGGCCCTCCTCCGGCGCCTTCGTGTCGTACGCCCGCGAGTTCATGGGGGAGAAGGGCGCCTACACCGCGGGCTGGATGTACTTCCTCAACTGGGCGACCACCGGCATCGCCGACATCACCGCCGTGGCCACCTACACCCACTACTGGGGCATGTTCTCCGACATCCCGCAGTGGGTGATCGCGCTCATCGCGCTGGCGGTCGTGCTCACCGTGAACCTGATCTCGGTGAAGATCTTCGGCGAGCTGGAGTTCTGGTTCGCGATCATCAAGGTCGGCGCGCTCGTCGTCTTCATGTGCATAGGCATCTTCCTGCTGGTCACCCAGCACCCCGTCGACGGCCACCACCCGGGCCCGTCCCTGATCAGCGACAACGGCGGTGTCTTCCCGCACGGCCTGCTGCCCATGCTGCTGATCATCCAGGGCGTCGTCTTCGCCTACGCCTCCGTCGAACTCGTCGGCGTCGCGGCCGGTGAGACCGAGAACCCCGAGAAGATCATGCCGAAGGCGATCAACTCGATCATGTGGCGCGTGGGCCTGTTCTACGTCGGCTCGGTCGTCCTGTTGTCGATGCTGCTGCCGTGGAACAGGTACACGGCGGGGGAGAGCCCGTTCGTCACGGTGCTGTCCAACATCGGCGTCCCCGCGGCCGGCGGCGTGATGAACCTCGTCGTCCTCACCGCCGCGATGTCCTCCCTCAACTCCGGCCTGTACTCCACCGGCCGCATCCTGCGCTCCATGGCCATGGCCGGATCCGCGCCCCGGTTCACCTCCGTGATGAGCCGCAGCCAGGTCCCCTACGGCGGCATCCTGCTCACCAGCGGCATCTGCGTCCTGGGCGTCGGCCTCAACTTCGTCGTGCCCGCCGAGGCGTTCGAGATCGTGCTGAACTTCGCCGCGATCGGCATCCTCGCCACCTGGGGCATGATCATGGTCTGTCACCTCCTCTTCTGGCAGAAGACCCAGAAGGGCGAGCTGACCCGCCCGGGCTACCGGCTGCCGGGTTCCCCCTGGACCGAGACAGTGACGCTGGCGTTCCTCGCCTCCGTCCTGGTCCTCATGTACGCCGACGGCGGCGCGGGACGCACCACCGTGCTGTGCCTGCCGCTGATCGTCGGGGCACTGGTCGCCGGATGGTTCGCCGTCCGCGGCCGTGTCGCGCGCAAGTCCACGACCGGAGCCGACGCGTGA
- the crcB gene encoding fluoride efflux transporter CrcB, which produces MTAPEAESLRIQPSASHPTAWRAQGPVVAAVALGGGAGAAARYAASLWWPAQAGGFPWTTFWVNVAGCAVIGVFMVVITEFRPAHRLVRPFFGTGVLGGFTTFSTYAVDIQKLADGGHVRTGLTYLAATPLAALTAVWLAAWSTRRVLKRRQP; this is translated from the coding sequence ATGACGGCCCCCGAGGCGGAAAGCCTCCGTATCCAGCCCTCCGCCTCACACCCGACCGCCTGGCGCGCCCAGGGACCGGTCGTCGCGGCGGTGGCGCTCGGCGGGGGAGCGGGGGCCGCCGCCCGCTACGCGGCGTCCCTGTGGTGGCCCGCGCAGGCGGGCGGCTTCCCCTGGACGACCTTCTGGGTCAACGTCGCCGGCTGTGCCGTGATCGGCGTGTTCATGGTGGTCATCACCGAGTTCCGGCCAGCCCACCGGCTGGTCCGCCCCTTCTTCGGCACCGGTGTCCTCGGGGGTTTCACGACCTTCTCGACCTACGCCGTCGACATCCAGAAGCTGGCCGACGGCGGCCACGTCCGCACCGGCCTGACCTACCTCGCCGCGACCCCGCTCGCGGCGCTCACGGCGGTGTGGCTCGCGGCCTGGTCGACCCGCCGTGTGCTGAAGCGGAGGCAGCCATGA
- the crcB gene encoding fluoride efflux transporter CrcB: MNWLLVVGGAMVGAPLRYLTDRAVQSRHDSVFPWGTFAVNLAGCLILGLLTGAAAAGAASSHLQLLLGTGLCGALTTYSTFSYETLRLVETGARGYAVLNVTASLAAGLAAAFAGVALAGR; this comes from the coding sequence GTGAACTGGCTGCTTGTCGTCGGGGGCGCGATGGTCGGCGCGCCGCTGCGCTACCTCACCGACCGCGCGGTGCAGTCCCGGCACGACTCCGTCTTCCCCTGGGGCACCTTCGCGGTGAACCTCGCCGGCTGCCTGATCCTGGGCCTGCTCACCGGCGCCGCGGCCGCCGGTGCCGCGAGCTCCCACCTCCAGCTTCTGCTCGGCACCGGCCTGTGCGGGGCCCTGACGACGTATTCCACGTTCTCCTATGAGACGTTGCGGCTGGTGGAGACGGGGGCCCGCGGCTACGCCGTCCTCAATGTGACGGCGAGCCTGGCGGCCGGACTTGCGGCGGCGTTCGCGGGGGTCGCGCTCGCCGGAAGGTGA
- a CDS encoding DUF190 domain-containing protein translates to MTRLTGRALRLTVFVGENDTWHHRPLYSEIVHRAHAAGLAGASVFRGVEGFGASSLIHTSRLLSLSEDLPVAVVIVDTEARVRAFLPQLDELVTEGLVTLDDCEVILPQSRLRSTGGTPTTGRKDTPGETDAKGKRSL, encoded by the coding sequence ATGACACGGTTGACCGGCAGGGCCCTGCGCCTGACCGTCTTCGTCGGCGAGAACGACACCTGGCACCACAGGCCCCTCTACTCGGAGATCGTCCACCGGGCCCACGCGGCGGGCCTCGCGGGCGCCAGCGTCTTCCGGGGCGTCGAGGGCTTCGGCGCCTCCTCGTTGATCCACACCTCGCGGCTGCTGTCCCTGAGCGAGGACCTGCCGGTCGCCGTCGTGATCGTCGACACCGAGGCACGGGTCCGGGCCTTCCTGCCCCAGCTCGACGAACTCGTCACCGAGGGCCTGGTGACCCTCGACGACTGCGAGGTCATCCTCCCCCAGTCCCGGCTTCGCTCGACCGGGGGCACCCCCACCACCGGCCGGAAGGACACACCGGGCGAAACGGACGCGAAGGGTAAGAGGTCGTTGTGA